From one Streptomyces sp. ICC1 genomic stretch:
- a CDS encoding PfkB family carbohydrate kinase encodes MDPLGPLRDPQEPGCDVFLTGTVFLDIIFTGLDSAPVRGTESWARGMGSSPGGVANMATALARLGLRTSLAAAFGDDHYGEYCWDALEQGEGIDLSMSRTVPGWHSPVTVSMAYEGERTMVSHGHEAPPPPGPGPFPRIPPRTRAAVASLGPGGGEPWVAEAARHGARVFADVGWDESGQWDLGALADLEHCEAFLPNAGEAMAYTRTDCPLAAARALAEKVPIAVVTMGAEGSYAVDGRTGETAQVPAIAVDALDPTGAGDVYVAGFLTGTLAGWPLADRLAFAGLTAALSVQEFGGSLSAPGWPEVAAWWRTAPQELRGLYGFLDDLVPPGHAPASRRRAVPTIGFRTPA; translated from the coding sequence TTGGACCCGCTCGGTCCGCTGCGCGATCCCCAAGAGCCGGGCTGCGACGTCTTCCTGACCGGCACCGTCTTCCTCGACATCATCTTCACCGGACTCGACTCGGCCCCCGTGCGCGGCACGGAGTCCTGGGCGCGCGGCATGGGGTCCAGCCCCGGCGGCGTCGCCAACATGGCCACCGCCCTCGCGCGGCTCGGCCTGCGCACCTCCCTCGCGGCCGCCTTCGGGGACGACCACTACGGCGAGTACTGCTGGGACGCCCTCGAGCAGGGCGAGGGCATTGACCTGTCGATGTCACGGACCGTCCCCGGCTGGCACAGCCCCGTCACCGTCTCGATGGCGTACGAGGGCGAGCGCACGATGGTCTCGCACGGCCACGAGGCCCCGCCACCGCCGGGCCCCGGGCCGTTCCCGCGGATCCCGCCCCGCACCCGGGCGGCCGTGGCCTCCCTCGGCCCGGGCGGCGGCGAGCCGTGGGTCGCCGAGGCGGCCCGGCACGGGGCGCGGGTCTTCGCCGACGTCGGGTGGGACGAGAGCGGCCAGTGGGACCTGGGGGCGCTGGCCGACCTGGAGCACTGCGAGGCGTTCCTGCCCAACGCGGGGGAGGCGATGGCCTACACCCGCACCGACTGTCCGCTCGCGGCGGCCCGGGCGCTGGCCGAGAAGGTCCCGATCGCGGTGGTCACGATGGGCGCCGAGGGCTCGTACGCGGTGGACGGGCGGACCGGGGAGACGGCCCAGGTCCCGGCGATCGCGGTCGACGCCCTCGACCCCACCGGCGCGGGCGACGTGTACGTGGCGGGCTTCCTCACCGGCACCCTCGCCGGGTGGCCGCTGGCGGACCGGCTCGCCTTCGCGGGCCTGACCGCCGCCCTGTCGGTGCAGGAGTTCGGCGGCTCGCTGTCGGCCCCGGGCTGGCCGGAGGTGGCCGCCTGGTGGCGCACCGCCCCGCAGGAGCTGCGCGGGCTGTACGGCTTCCTCGACGACCTGGTCCCGCCCGGCCACGCCCCGGCCAGCCGGCGCCGGGCGGTCCCGACGATCGGCTTCCGGACACCGGCGTAG
- the ybeY gene encoding rRNA maturation RNase YbeY, translating into MSIDVNNESGTEVDEQAILDIARYALTRMRIHPLSELSVIVVDEEAMEQLHIQWMDLPGPTDVMSFPMDELRPPTKDEEEPPQGLLGDIVLCPEVAKKQGEDAPTQHSMDEELQLLTVHGVLHLLGYDHEEPDEKAEMFGLQAAIVDGWRGERGVTGPSPAPTVS; encoded by the coding sequence ATGTCGATCGACGTCAACAACGAGTCCGGAACCGAGGTCGACGAGCAGGCGATCCTCGACATCGCCCGCTACGCGCTGACCCGGATGCGGATCCACCCGCTCTCGGAGCTCTCCGTCATCGTCGTCGACGAGGAGGCGATGGAGCAGCTCCACATCCAGTGGATGGACCTGCCCGGACCCACCGACGTCATGTCCTTCCCGATGGACGAGCTGCGCCCGCCGACGAAGGACGAAGAGGAGCCCCCGCAGGGGCTCCTCGGTGACATCGTGCTCTGCCCCGAAGTGGCCAAGAAGCAGGGCGAGGACGCGCCTACGCAGCACTCCATGGACGAGGAGCTCCAGCTCCTGACCGTCCACGGGGTGCTGCACCTGCTCGGCTACGACCACGAGGAGCCCGACGAGAAGGCCGAGATGTTCGGCCTCCAGGCGGCGATCGTCGACGGCTGGCGCGGCGAGCGCGGCGTGACCGGCCCGTCCCCGGCCCCGACCGTCTCGTGA
- a CDS encoding MmcQ/YjbR family DNA-binding protein encodes MTPAELRAFCLGFNAAVEEFPFTPETSVFKVLGKVFALTALDAEPLKVNLKCEPELGVRLREEHEAIVPGWHMNKRHWNTVTAGGPGALPDALLRELVEDSYDLVVAGLPRAERLRLDRP; translated from the coding sequence ATGACACCGGCCGAGCTGCGCGCGTTCTGCCTGGGCTTCAACGCGGCGGTGGAGGAGTTCCCCTTCACCCCGGAGACCTCGGTGTTCAAGGTGCTGGGGAAGGTGTTCGCGCTGACGGCGCTGGACGCCGAGCCGCTCAAGGTCAACCTCAAGTGCGAACCGGAGCTGGGGGTGCGGCTGCGAGAGGAGCACGAGGCGATCGTGCCGGGCTGGCACATGAACAAGCGGCACTGGAACACCGTGACGGCGGGCGGGCCCGGGGCGCTGCCCGACGCGCTGCTCCGGGAGCTCGTCGAGGACTCGTACGACCTGGTGGTCGCGGGCCTGCCGAGGGCGGAGCGGCTGCGGCTCGACCGGCCGTAG
- a CDS encoding MFS transporter, which produces MTQTAPGPGPSPDPSSAPAPTTSPGSGPGPASADAPQQPQGPQRPHRVHRAWFVAAVAFVTIIGAAAFASLPGLLIEPLHEEFDWSRGTIGLAVSVNLALYGITAPFAAALMDRFGIRKVVAVALTVIAGGSVATVWMTASWQLILYWGVLVGLGSGSMALAFAATVTNRWFTARRGLVTGILTAAGASGQLVFLPLLAWLVENHGWRPASVTVSLAALAVVPFVWLLLRDHPADIGLAPYGGTYAPKPAPVPGAARRAVGVLAKAARTGPFWLLAGTFAICGASTNGLVKTHFIPSAHDHGMPVTAAAGLLAVIGVFDVIGTVFSGWLTDRFESRRLLAVYYALRGISLLFLPMLLAPSVHPPMVFFIVFYGLDWVATVPPTIALCREHYGEDGAIVFGWVLASHQIGAAVVAFLGGLARDAFGSYDPVWYASGALCAVAALMAMVIRRRTTTEAVTA; this is translated from the coding sequence GTGACGCAAACAGCCCCCGGCCCCGGCCCCTCCCCCGACCCCTCGTCCGCACCGGCACCGACGACCTCGCCCGGCTCCGGGCCCGGCCCCGCGTCCGCCGACGCGCCGCAGCAGCCGCAGGGGCCGCAGCGCCCGCACCGCGTCCACCGCGCCTGGTTCGTCGCGGCCGTCGCCTTCGTGACGATCATCGGCGCGGCCGCCTTCGCCTCCCTCCCCGGACTGCTCATCGAGCCGCTCCACGAGGAGTTCGACTGGTCGCGCGGCACGATCGGCCTCGCCGTCTCCGTGAACCTCGCGCTGTACGGGATCACCGCGCCGTTCGCCGCCGCGCTGATGGACCGCTTCGGCATCCGGAAGGTCGTCGCGGTCGCGCTGACCGTCATAGCCGGCGGCTCGGTGGCCACGGTCTGGATGACCGCTTCCTGGCAGCTGATCCTGTACTGGGGCGTCCTGGTCGGCCTGGGCAGCGGCTCGATGGCGCTGGCCTTCGCGGCGACGGTGACCAACCGCTGGTTCACCGCCCGGCGCGGCCTGGTCACCGGCATCCTGACCGCCGCCGGGGCCTCCGGACAGCTGGTCTTCCTGCCGCTGCTGGCCTGGCTGGTGGAGAACCACGGCTGGCGCCCGGCGTCGGTGACCGTCTCACTGGCGGCCCTGGCCGTCGTGCCCTTCGTCTGGCTCCTGCTGCGCGACCACCCGGCCGACATCGGGCTCGCCCCGTACGGCGGCACGTACGCACCGAAGCCCGCGCCCGTCCCGGGAGCCGCCCGCCGGGCGGTGGGCGTACTGGCCAAGGCGGCCCGTACCGGCCCCTTCTGGCTGCTGGCCGGCACCTTCGCGATCTGCGGGGCCTCGACCAACGGCCTGGTCAAGACCCACTTCATACCCTCGGCCCACGACCACGGCATGCCGGTGACGGCGGCGGCCGGACTGCTGGCGGTCATCGGCGTCTTCGACGTCATCGGGACCGTCTTCTCCGGCTGGCTGACGGACCGCTTCGAATCGCGCCGCCTGCTCGCGGTCTACTACGCCCTGCGCGGGATCTCGCTGCTCTTCCTCCCGATGCTGCTGGCCCCGTCCGTGCACCCGCCGATGGTGTTCTTCATCGTCTTCTACGGCCTGGACTGGGTCGCGACCGTCCCGCCGACGATCGCACTGTGCCGCGAGCACTACGGCGAGGACGGCGCCATCGTCTTCGGCTGGGTCCTGGCCTCGCACCAGATCGGCGCGGCGGTGGTGGCCTTCCTGGGCGGCCTGGCCCGCGACGCCTTCGGCTCGTACGACCCCGTCTGGTACGCGTCGGGCGCGCTGTGCGCGGTGGCCGCGCTGATGGCGATGGTCATCCGCCGCCGCACCACGACCGAGGCCGTCACGGCCTGA
- a CDS encoding cytidine deaminase: MTDSTGIDPEDTKIITLARSARARNGVPEGAAVRDETGRTYVAGTVELDSLKLSALQTAVAMAVASGAQSLEAAAVVSAADAPSDADRAAVRDLGGPDTPVLLAGPDGTLKSTTAAGA, encoded by the coding sequence ATGACCGACAGCACCGGGATCGACCCCGAAGACACCAAGATCATCACGTTGGCGCGCAGCGCACGGGCCCGCAACGGCGTGCCCGAGGGGGCGGCGGTCCGGGACGAGACCGGCCGTACGTACGTCGCCGGGACCGTGGAGCTGGACTCCCTCAAGCTGAGCGCGCTCCAGACGGCCGTCGCGATGGCGGTGGCCAGCGGAGCCCAGTCCCTGGAGGCGGCCGCGGTCGTCAGCGCGGCGGACGCCCCCTCCGACGCCGACCGCGCGGCGGTCCGCGACCTCGGCGGCCCGGACACCCCGGTCCTCCTGGCGGGCCCGGACGGCACCCTGAAATCCACCACGGCGGCGGGCGCCTAG
- a CDS encoding hemolysin family protein encodes MTGDPQLITGAVLLVVVAWFAACAESGIARISAFRAEQAVRDGRRGSAKLAQVAADPTRYVNVALLVRVTCEMAAGVLVTYVCLDEFGENWTALLVAIGVMVLVSYVAVGVSPRTIGRQHPLNTATAASYVLVPLARVMGPIPQLLILIGNALTPGKGFRKGPFASEAELRAMVDLAEKESLIEDDERRMVHQVFELGDTLVREVMVPRTDLVCIERYKTIRQATTLALRSGFSRIPVTGENEDDIVGIVYLKDLVRKTHISREAESDLVSTAMRPAVFVPDTKNAGDLLREMQSVRNHVAVVIDEYGGTAGIVAIEDILEEIVGEITDEYDRELPPVEELGGDRYRVTARLDITDLGELFKVDSFDDEDVETVGGLLAKALGRVPIAGASAVVDLPDGRPLRLTAESPAGRRNKIVTVLVEPVVPVADTQDGAQ; translated from the coding sequence GTGACCGGCGACCCACAGCTGATCACCGGGGCCGTACTGCTGGTCGTGGTGGCCTGGTTCGCCGCGTGCGCCGAGTCCGGGATCGCCCGGATCTCCGCCTTCCGCGCCGAACAGGCCGTACGCGACGGCCGGCGCGGCAGTGCGAAGCTCGCGCAGGTCGCCGCCGACCCCACCCGCTACGTGAATGTCGCGCTGCTCGTCCGGGTCACCTGCGAGATGGCGGCGGGCGTGCTCGTCACGTACGTCTGCCTGGACGAGTTCGGGGAGAACTGGACCGCGCTGCTCGTGGCCATCGGCGTGATGGTGCTCGTGTCGTACGTGGCGGTCGGGGTGTCCCCGCGCACCATCGGGCGGCAGCACCCGCTCAACACCGCGACGGCGGCCTCGTACGTCCTCGTGCCCCTCGCCCGCGTCATGGGGCCGATCCCGCAACTGCTGATCCTCATCGGCAACGCGCTCACGCCCGGAAAGGGATTCCGCAAGGGGCCCTTCGCCTCCGAGGCCGAGCTGCGCGCCATGGTCGACCTCGCGGAGAAGGAATCGCTGATCGAGGACGACGAGCGCCGGATGGTGCACCAGGTCTTCGAGCTCGGCGACACGCTCGTGCGCGAGGTCATGGTGCCCCGCACCGACCTGGTCTGCATCGAGCGGTACAAGACGATCCGTCAGGCGACCACGCTCGCGCTGCGGTCGGGCTTCTCGCGCATCCCGGTGACCGGGGAGAACGAGGACGACATCGTCGGCATCGTCTACCTCAAGGACCTGGTCCGCAAGACGCACATCAGCCGCGAGGCGGAGTCCGACCTGGTCTCTACGGCGATGCGGCCGGCGGTCTTCGTGCCGGACACCAAGAACGCGGGCGACCTGCTGCGCGAGATGCAGTCGGTGCGCAACCACGTGGCCGTCGTCATCGACGAGTACGGCGGCACCGCCGGCATCGTCGCCATCGAGGACATCCTGGAGGAGATCGTCGGCGAGATCACCGACGAGTACGACCGGGAGCTCCCGCCGGTGGAGGAGCTGGGCGGGGACCGCTACCGGGTCACCGCGCGCCTGGACATCACCGACCTCGGTGAGCTGTTCAAGGTGGACTCCTTCGACGACGAGGACGTGGAGACGGTCGGCGGACTGCTCGCCAAGGCGCTGGGCCGGGTGCCGATCGCCGGCGCCTCGGCGGTGGTGGACCTGCCGGACGGGCGGCCGCTGCGGCTGACCGCCGAGTCCCCCGCGGGACGGCGGAACAAGATCGTGACGGTGCTGGTGGAGCCGGTGGTTCCGGTGGCGGACACGCAGGACGGGGCGCAATGA
- a CDS encoding PhoH family protein yields MTQTPIAKSPVPGQARARFTVPATHPMVSVLGTGDALLRVIEKAFPKADIHVRGNQVSAIGAVAEVALIQRLFDEMMLVLRTGQPMTEDAVERSIAMLKSSGNGEGPDETPAEVLTQNILSSRGRTIRPKTLNQKRYVDAIDKNTIVFGIGPAGTGKTYLAMAKAVQALQSKQVSRIILTRPAVEAGERLGFLPGTLFDKIDPYLRPLYDALHDMIDPDSIPRLMAAGTIEVAPLAYMRGRAMPVFTNVLTPDGWRPIGDLQVGDLVVGSDGEPTPVLGVYPQGEKDIYRLTAQDGSWTLCCGEHLWTVRTASDKRRDKPWRVLETKEMIGNLRAAHARRYELPMLTAPVEFPAREVPMDPYALGLLLGDGCLTGSTTPAFSTEDEELAQALESALPGVVVRHRGGPGYVLNRVKSPGDVVTLENPVTRVLRELDLIGSRSHSKFVPDDYQFNTPEVRLAVLQGLLDSDGGPVTQRDRTCRIQYSTASIVLRDDVIALVQSLGGVAYTRRRAAEGRKQGTALAAHRYDSHVVEIRLPEGIEPFRLTRKRDAYHAAGGGGRPTRFIDSIEPAGREQAVCIQVAAEDSLYVTQDYLLTHNTLNEAFVVLDEAQNTTPEQMKMFLTRLGFDSKIVVTGDVTQVDLPGGAKSGLRQVQDILEGVPDIAFSRLTSEDVVRHKLVGRIVDAYEKYDDSQDGKPSRNGHQRK; encoded by the coding sequence ATGACTCAGACACCGATAGCCAAGAGCCCCGTGCCGGGGCAGGCGCGAGCCCGTTTCACCGTCCCGGCCACCCATCCGATGGTGTCCGTGCTCGGCACGGGCGACGCCCTTCTGCGCGTGATCGAGAAGGCCTTCCCGAAGGCCGACATCCATGTTCGGGGCAATCAGGTCAGCGCGATCGGCGCCGTGGCGGAAGTCGCTCTGATCCAGCGCCTGTTCGACGAGATGATGCTGGTGCTCCGCACCGGGCAGCCGATGACGGAGGATGCAGTGGAACGCTCGATCGCCATGCTCAAGTCGAGCGGCAACGGCGAGGGACCGGACGAGACGCCCGCCGAGGTGCTCACCCAGAACATCCTCTCCAGCCGCGGCCGCACCATCCGCCCCAAGACCCTGAACCAGAAGCGGTACGTCGACGCGATCGACAAGAACACGATCGTCTTCGGCATCGGCCCCGCCGGTACCGGCAAGACCTACCTCGCCATGGCCAAGGCGGTCCAGGCCCTGCAGTCCAAGCAGGTCAGCCGGATCATCCTGACCCGCCCGGCGGTCGAGGCGGGCGAACGCCTCGGCTTCCTCCCCGGCACCCTCTTCGACAAGATCGACCCGTACCTGCGCCCGCTCTACGACGCCCTGCACGACATGATCGACCCGGACTCGATCCCCCGCCTGATGGCGGCGGGCACCATCGAGGTGGCGCCCCTGGCGTACATGAGGGGCCGGGCCATGCCCGTCTTCACCAACGTGCTGACGCCGGACGGCTGGCGTCCCATCGGTGATCTCCAGGTGGGCGACCTCGTTGTCGGGTCGGACGGCGAGCCGACCCCGGTCCTCGGCGTCTATCCGCAGGGCGAGAAGGACATCTACCGCCTCACTGCCCAGGACGGTTCCTGGACCTTGTGCTGCGGCGAGCACCTCTGGACGGTCCGCACGGCCTCGGACAAGCGCCGTGACAAGCCGTGGCGGGTTCTGGAGACCAAGGAGATGATCGGCAACCTCCGCGCGGCGCACGCCCGCCGCTACGAGCTGCCGATGCTCACCGCGCCCGTCGAATTCCCCGCACGCGAGGTCCCGATGGACCCGTACGCGCTGGGCCTGCTGCTCGGTGACGGCTGCCTGACCGGTTCCACCACACCGGCCTTCTCCACGGAGGACGAGGAACTGGCCCAGGCGCTGGAATCGGCCCTTCCGGGGGTTGTCGTACGGCACAGGGGCGGTCCTGGCTACGTCTTGAACAGGGTGAAGTCCCCGGGTGATGTGGTCACCCTGGAGAACCCCGTCACCAGGGTGCTGCGCGAGCTCGACCTGATCGGCAGCCGCTCGCACTCCAAGTTCGTGCCGGACGACTACCAGTTCAACACGCCGGAAGTCCGCCTCGCGGTGCTCCAGGGCCTGCTCGACTCCGACGGGGGCCCGGTCACCCAGCGGGACCGCACCTGCCGGATCCAGTACTCCACCGCGTCGATCGTCCTGCGGGACGACGTGATCGCCCTGGTCCAGTCACTCGGGGGCGTGGCCTACACACGGCGTCGCGCGGCCGAGGGCCGCAAGCAGGGCACCGCACTGGCCGCCCACCGCTACGACTCCCACGTCGTCGAGATCCGCCTCCCCGAAGGCATCGAGCCCTTCCGCCTCACCCGCAAGCGGGACGCCTACCACGCGGCCGGCGGCGGCGGGCGGCCGACGCGCTTCATCGACTCCATCGAGCCTGCAGGCCGTGAGCAGGCGGTCTGCATCCAGGTGGCCGCCGAGGATTCGCTGTACGTCACGCAGGACTACCTGCTGACGCACAACACGCTCAATGAGGCGTTCGTCGTGCTCGACGAGGCGCAGAACACCACCCCCGAGCAGATGAAGATGTTCCTGACCCGGCTCGGGTTCGACTCGAAGATCGTCGTCACCGGTGACGTGACGCAGGTCGACCTGCCGGGTGGTGCCAAGAGCGGTCTGCGGCAGGTCCAGGACATCCTCGAAGGGGTGCCGGACATCGCCTTCTCGCGGCTCACGTCCGAGGATGTCGTCCGGCACAAGCTGGTCGGCCGTATCGTCGACGCGTACGAGAAGTACGACGACAGCCAGGACGGGAAGCCGTCCCGGAACGGCCACCAGCGGAAGTAG